One part of the Humulus lupulus chromosome 9, drHumLupu1.1, whole genome shotgun sequence genome encodes these proteins:
- the LOC133799323 gene encoding eukaryotic translation initiation factor 4E-1-like produces LALFTSTYFSIHYHFSMYNSIHHPSKLAVGADFHCFKFKIEPKWEDPICSNGGKWTMTFQKGKSDTCWLHTLLAMIGEQFDHGDEICGAVVNVRARQEKISIWTKNAANELAQVSIGKQWKEFLDYNETIGFIFHDDAKKHDRGAKNRYTA; encoded by the exons TTGGCTTTATTTACTTCAACTTATTTTTCCATACACTATCATTTCAGCATGTACAATAGCATACATCACCCAAGTAAATTGGCTGTGGGGGCAGACTTTCATTGCTTCAAATTTAAAATTGAACCAAAGTGGGAGGATCCTATCTGTTCAAATGGAGGGAAATGGACTATGACTTTTCAGAAAGGAAAGTCTGATACATGTTGGCTGCATACG TTGCTTGCAATGATTGGAGAGCAATTCGATCACGGAGATGAAATTTGCGGTGCTGTTGTGAATGTCAGAGCCAGACAGGAGAAGATATCTATTTGGACCAAGAATGCAGCAAATGAATTAGCCCAG GTGAGCATTGGGAAACAGTGGAAGGAGTTCCTTGATTACAATGAAACCATTGGATTCATATTTCAC GATGATGCAAAGAAACATGACAGAGGAGCCAAGAATCGGTACACTGCATGA